AAGTGTTAAACACTCCTGGATGGAAAGATAAAATTTCACGAGGGATGAACGTAGTAAAAACTCAGGGAGGACGTGCTGCTGCTTTTGCTGGTAGAGCCCTTTCCACATCCATGCAGATGTCTCAGATGGTTCACGCCCTCACAGCAGGTATTGACGGGATCGTTGGAGGTGTTATGGGCGCTGAAATTGCTCATCACCAAAAGCAAGCAGGTATGGCTGAAGCTCACGCTGAAGAATTGAAACAACTTTCTTCTATCCAGAGTCAGTATGCAGGACAAGCGCAACAGCTCCAAGAGCAGTCGCAACAAAGTTTTAACTCTGCCCTGCAAACTCTACAAAATATTGCCGACTCTCAAACACAAACAACATCAGCGATCTTTAGTTAAGACATCTTTTTGTGTTCTTAAGATAATGAAAAGGCCCAACCGTCGTGTTGGGCCTTTTTTTATGTAAAGCTGCTGTACATCAGGAAACAATGTAGCCCTGACGAAATTCTTCATGATAGATTAGGCGACAACCTACAACCATAAATACAACAGCTAGTAGCAAAGATCCTGATAGACTCTCTCCTAATAATAACCAGCCATAAAATGCCGAAAACAAAGGCATAACAAGATTACAGAAAGAAAGGAACGTTGAAGAATATTTTCTCAATAACTTCGCATATAAGTTATAGCTAATGAGGTTGGAGAACAAAACAAGACAAGAAATTGCCTGAATGAATACGATTCCGTTGCTTATGGGGATAGGATTCCACGTCTCAACAATTATAGAATGTCCTAAAGATAAAACTCCGGATATAAGCATCGCATAGGCATTTATCGCCATTACCGATAAAGAGGAGTTCTTTTCTATTTTTCTTAATAATGTCCAACCAAAAGCAGAAAAACAAGTCGCTAGTAACAATAACAGTTCTGGAATCCCTAATTGCCAACTCCACATATTTTCAGAGCTATCTCCCCCAAAAAATAGATAAGATAAGTAGCCGAACAACCCGAGACTTAATCCACCTATTTTCTTCATTGTCACAGTTTCTCGTAATTGAATATAAGAAAACAGAGCGGAAACAAACGGAGAAAGCCCGTAGATAAAACACGCCTTCGAAGAAGATAAGTTTTGCAAACCTAAAAACTCGCAGACATTGGTTAAATAGAATCCAACTACAGCTAAAATTAAAACAGGAATATAAAGCTGTTTTGGTAATTTCAAAGATCCTTTTTTCCAAAATACTATCGCTGCCAAAACCAAACCAGCAATAAGCATGCGGCTTCCTGTTACAAATAAAGGAGCTGAGGCCTCCATAGCTAATTTGCTAAAAGCAAAAGATGAGGACCAGATAAACGCAGTAAAAAATACTAAAAAAATAGACATGAAGAAGTCATTTCTGGAATAGAAAATAGCTTATTGTAAAAGAATAAAACTTTGGCTCCAACTCAAATATATTGTTATCTATAAACTCATCAAAAAAATCCTTTATCCTCTCACCTAAATATTAAGTTTTTTTTTAAGAAAACTCCCTTGCTTTGATCCGGAAAAACGTTACAATAACAGACTTAGAAAAACTCTTAATGGAGAGAAGATGATCCGCGTAATTTGCAACAATGAAACTTCTGAGCTGCCTGAAGGCGCTACTGCTGCTGATTTCGCGAGCAAAATAAAAAATTCTCATTACTTTGCTGGCGTTGTCATAAATGATCAAATTAAAGATC
This portion of the Chlamydia crocodili genome encodes:
- a CDS encoding DMT family transporter, with amino-acid sequence MSIFLVFFTAFIWSSSFAFSKLAMEASAPLFVTGSRMLIAGLVLAAIVFWKKGSLKLPKQLYIPVLILAVVGFYLTNVCEFLGLQNLSSSKACFIYGLSPFVSALFSYIQLRETVTMKKIGGLSLGLFGYLSYLFFGGDSSENMWSWQLGIPELLLLLATCFSAFGWTLLRKIEKNSSLSVMAINAYAMLISGVLSLGHSIIVETWNPIPISNGIVFIQAISCLVLFSNLISYNLYAKLLRKYSSTFLSFCNLVMPLFSAFYGWLLLGESLSGSLLLAVVFMVVGCRLIYHEEFRQGYIVS